A single window of Mugil cephalus isolate CIBA_MC_2020 chromosome 1, CIBA_Mcephalus_1.1, whole genome shotgun sequence DNA harbors:
- the esyt1a gene encoding extended synaptotagmin-1, producing the protein MPTADAEPGMGRGTAPAAPASPSQPPAERAVSVLWSFAKCLGALVPVYLAGYYGFSISVVLLVLMIYIGWKHGRAEKTMRLKSAMYLLENEKAFTTEKVFRTKRDLPPWVSFPDVEKVEWLNKILQQAWPFAGQYLEKLLLETIAPAIRASNIHLQTLSFTKVNIGDKALKVTGVKAHTENDKRQVMLDLYLSYAGDVEINVEIKKYFCKAGVKGIQLHGKLRVILEPLIGDVPLVGAITMFFIRRPKLDINWTGITNLLDIPGLNAISDTMIMDAIASHLVLPNRLTIPLVADLHVAQLRSPLPRGVVRIHLLEAEDLTAKDTVIKGLIDGKSDPYAVVRVGTQIFTSHHVDSNLNPQWREMFEVIVHEVPGQELEVEVFDKDPDQDDFLGRVKVDLDIVKKARVVDDWFNLRDVPSGSVHLRLEWLSLLASADRLSEVIQKNQNVSSKTAEPLSAAILAVYLDQAYELPMRKGNKDPSPMVQISIQDTTKESKTCYGTNSPAWEDAFTFFIQDPRKQDIDIQVKDDDRTLPLGNLTIPLTRLLETPELTMDQWFQLENSGSASRIYIKAVLRVLWLSDDTTPTTPSPRPSASGSGVGQGGNLSEPNPLGPGGLSKPQPTRPQHTTPDPEFATEGVLRIHLVEAQNLIAKDNFMGGMVKGKSDPYVKIRVAGITFRSHTIKENLNPVWNELYEVILTQLPGQEIQFELFDKDIDQDDFLGRFKLSLRDIISGQFMDTWYTLNDVKSGRVHLVLEWLPRVSDLPRLEQILQFQSQQSYQNKVVPSAALLFVYVERAHGLPLKKNGKEPKAGAEVILKGVSHKTKICERSTSPRWDESFHFLVRDPRDETLSVKLSHSWGQALGSLTLPLKEVLTEPGLVLDCWLSLDGALPESQILLRVTLKILDTQLAVCRKAPGEAGNDGGAGDVIPKWDPSHLDLRHRGAFPVEGSNTVAQVKLTVGYSTEENRLFIIVHSCRALAACSKDGADPYVSFILLPDKKATTKRRTATKKRDLNPEFNERFDFDFSFEESMQRRLDLSVKNSVSFMSRERELIGKLQLDLDQIDLKTGVAQWYDLIAETN; encoded by the exons atgccaaccgccgATGCAGAGCCTGGCATGGGCAGGGGCACGGCGCCTGCAGCCCCGGCCTCTCCGAGCCAGCCCCCGGCTGAACGCGCAGTGTCCGTGCTGTGGTCGTTTGCGAAATGCCTGGGCGCTCTCGTGCCGGTGTACCTGGCCGGATACTACGGCTTCAGCATCAGCGTCGTGCTGCTGGTTTTGATGATCTACATAGGATGGAAACACGGTCGAGCCGAGAAGACGATGAGGCTCAAGTCTGCCATGTACCTTCTGGAGAACGAGAAGGCATTCACCACTGAGAAGGTTTTCAGAACCAAAAGAGATCTGCCTCCCTGG GTCAGCTTCCCAGATGTGGAGAAAGTGGAGTGGCTAAATAAG ATCCTGCAGCAGGCTTGGCCCTTTGCAGGCCAATAtctggagaagctgctgctggaaaccATTGCTCCTGCCATCCGTGCCTCCAACATCCAcctgcagactctcagcttcACCAAAGTCAACATAGGAGACAAG GCTTTGAAGGTGACTGGCGTAAAGGCTCATACGGAAAACGACAAGAGACAGGTTATGTTGGATTTGTACCTGAG CTACGCTGGTGATGTTGAGATCAATGTGGAGATCAAAAAGTACTTCTGCAAAGCTGGAGTGAAAGGAATCCAG CTCCACGGTAAGCTGCGTGTGATCCTTGAGCCTCTGATTGGAGATGTGCCACTGGTTGGAGCCATTACAATGTTCTTCATCCGCAGGCCT AAACTGGACATCAACTGGACTGGAATCACCAACCTGTTGGACATTCCCGGATTGAA TGCCATTTCGGACACTATGATAATGGATGCTATAGCCTCCCACCTGGTGCTCCCCAATCGTCTCACTATTCCCTTGGTGGCCGACCTGCACGTTGCGCAGCTCCGCTCCCCTCTCCCAAGG GGAGTCGTGCGCATCCACCTGCTGGAGGCTGAGGACCTGACTGCAAAAGACACGGTAATCAAAGGATTAATCGATGGGAAGTCGGACCCGTACGCCGTCGTCCGCGTAGGGACCCAGATCTTCACCTCTCATCACGTGGACAGCAATCTGAACCCGCAGTGGAGAGAAATGTTTGag GTGATTGTCCATGAAGTACCTGGTCAGGAGTTGGAAGTGGAAGTGTTTGACAAAGACCCAGACCAGGATGACTTCCTGGGGAG gGTTAAGGTGGATCTTGACATTGTAAAGAAGGCCCGAGTGGTGGATGAT TGGTTCAATCTGAGGGACGTCCCATCTGGCAGCGTTCACCTCCGGCTGGAGTGGCTCTCTCTGCTGGCCTCTGCTGACAGACTGAGCGAG GTGATACAGAAGAACCAGAACGTGTCCAGTAAGACAGCCGAACCTCTGTCGGCTGCCATCTTAGCCGTCTATCTTGACCAAGCCTATGAACTGCCT ATGAGAAAGGGTAATAAGGACCCGAGTCCAATGGTGCAGATTTCCATTCAGGATACAACTAAAGAGAGCAAG ACTTGCTACGGGACCAACAGCCCTGCGTGGGAGGATGCTTTCACCTTCTTCATCCAGGATCCTCGCAAACAAGATATTGACATTCAG GTGAAGGATGATGACCGCACTCTGCCCCTGGGAAATCTGACGATCCCTCTCACACGTCTTCTGGAGACCCCTGAACTCACCATGGACCAGTGGTTCCAGCTGGAGAATTCGGGCTCAGCCAGCCGCATTTACATAAAAGCTGTGCTTAGG GTTTTGTGGCTGAGCGACGACACCACTCCCACCACTCCGTCTCCTCGTCCTTCAGCCTCGGGCTCTGGGGTTGGTCAGGGAGGAAACCTGTCAGAGCCGAACCCGTTGGGTCCCGGCGGCTTATCAAAACCTCAACCCACACGCCCGCAGCACACCACACCCGATCCAGAGTTTGCaacagag GGAGTGTTGCGAATCCATCTGGTGGAGGCCCAGAACCTCATAGCCAAGGACAACTTCATGGGAGGCATGGTGAAGGGGAAAAGCGACCCCTATGTCAAGATCCGCGTGGCTGGTATAACCTTCCGCAGTCACACCATCAAAGAGAACCTCAATCCGGTCTGGAACGAGCTCTATGAG GTGATTTTGACCCAGCTGCCAGGTCAAGAGATCCAGTTCGAGTTGTTCGATAAGGACATCGATCAGGACGACTTCCTCGGCAG GTTCAAGCTGAGCCTGCGGGACATCATCAGCGGACAATTCATGGATACG TGGTACACTCTCAATGATGTGAAGTCAGGTCGAGTTCACCTGGTGCTGGAGTGGCTTCCCAGAGTTTCTGACCTACCCAGACTGGAGCAG ATCCTGCAGTTTCAGTCCCAGCAGTCTTATCAGAACAAGGTCGTGCCATCAGCGGCTTTGCTGTTTGTGTACGTGGAGCGCGCCCACGGCCTGCCG ttgaAGAAGAACGGAAAGGAGCCAAAGGCCGGAGCTGAGGTTATCCTCAAAGGTGTTTCACACAAAACCAAG ATTTGTGAGCGGTCCACATCCCCTCGATGGGATGAAAGCTTTCACTTTTTGGTTCGCGACCCCAGAGATGAAACGCTCTCGGTCAAG CTCTCCCACAGCTGGGGCCAGGCTCTCGGATCTTTAACGCTTCCTCTGAAGGAGGTGCTGACTGAGCCGGGCTTGGTGCTAGATTGCTGGCTCAGTCTGGATGGAGCTCTGCCAGAGAGCCAGATACTGCTGAGGGTCACACTTAAG ATTTTAGACACTCAGCTGGCTGTGTGTCGCAAGGCTCCGGGGGAAGCGGGCAATGACGGGGGCGCCGGTGACGTCATCCCCAAATGGGATCCGTCCCATCTAGACCTCAGGCACAGAGGTGCATTCCCCGT CGAGGGCTCCAACACGGTCGCACAAGTGAAGCTCACTGTGGGCTATTCCACAGAAGAGAACAGGCTTTTCATCATCGTCCACTCCTGCAG AGCCCTGGCAGCCTGTTCCAAGGACGGCGCTGACCCGTACGTCTCCTTCATCCTTCTGCCCGACAAGAAGGCGACCACCAAGAGGAGAACTGCCACCAAGAAGAGAGACCTCAACCCAGAATTCAACGAGAG gtttgactttgatttttctttcgAGGAGTCCATGCAGAGGAGACTGGACCTGTCTGTGAAGAACAGTGTCTCCTTTATGAGCAGAGAGCGAGAGCTCATTGGCAAG TTGCAGCTGGACCTGGACCAAATTGACCTCAAGACCGGCGTTGCACAATG GTATGATTTGATAGCAGAGACCAACTAG